Genomic window (Chelmon rostratus isolate fCheRos1 chromosome 15, fCheRos1.pri, whole genome shotgun sequence):
gATTGAGGTCATGTCCTAAGGACCCCAGAATAGTGGTCCTACATCCCCCAAAACATCATTCCTGCATTTTGGAGCCTCCACCTGCATGCTAATGTGCACCTAGTCTGAACCCTGACCCTTGGCCTTGGCTTGGTCAGTGCAGGGCTGGAGGTCACCCTGGAAGTGTGTTAAAGAGAAAGTGATTGGGCCACTAATGGAGTCCATCCGCTTTAGAGCCCCAGCCCTCTCATACTGGGAGGTCACCTCTGTCCGCTGAGGGTCACCTCGCCCCTCGCTGGGATCCTGCCAGTGGACGTGAGTGCTGTGTGGTCATGGAGGCCACTTCACCACAGGAGGAAGACCGTCCATTAAAAAGGCACAAACAATGGCTAATGATTTGGCAGTAAAACGCATGCCTTCTGTCAATCAACAAAATATAAACTGAAGCTAATATTCcatatgttgtgtgtttcagtaagaGAGCATCGTACTGAAGGATGGATTAAAACGCTGATTCTGGCTTGTGGCTTGGGCGTGAGCTGCTGCTCGTCCCGTTTCGTgaggcaggagagaaagagcagttCAGACGCATTCATCATCGTGCTATAACAATAATTTCATCATTGTCAGCGGTTGCGGTAGAACTTGTTCCTCCTCATCCAAACAGAACACGAGTCACACCCAGCGATCTGTTCGGAGCAGGATGGCGACAGAAGCAGGCTTGACAGAATTAAAGCTCCAGCCAGAGAGCTGCCTCCTGCTTCGTTAGCCTGCTCCCTCCCTAAGGAACCACACTTTTTGCTGCtgtctttaatttaatttccctAATCTCTtttacactcaaacacaccGCAGCTGCCAGCGCCTGGCCGAGGGGTGTCAGGCACTGGGGGGAAGCGGCACTGCGGGATCATCTGTGACCaaactgtttatctgttttaacTTGAAGCTCCACAAGTAGGCTGTTTGGCAATTGTACATGTTGTTCTGCACGATGCATAAACTTGGACTGGGTCCAAATCGCcctgaagaaaaatgtttcactaAAAGCTAAGTACCATGTAGCATACCATTGCTAACACTAATAAAGGGGGAATTCATAGTTGCATGTGATCTGAATggtagtttttgtttgtgtggaggatCCTCATAGCATCCTCCTCAGCTGTTAGACGCCTTCTTGCAATGGTAGATGTCATTTATGCTTATACATTTATACAtacttgagctaaatgctaactcaTGCTCAGGCTAATCGCAACAATACGCTGAAGTTCAGCAGGTATGTTTACCATCTTTGTCATCTGAGTTGCGTTcgcatgctaacacttgctaattgTCACAGCAGCCCATCCCACTGCTGTCCAGACACAATGCAAAATATCAACATACAAGTGACACTTGGAAAAGTCATCACACATCTGTGAACCACCACGTGTCCTTTTTACACTGCGGGTTTTGCTCTGATTAAATAGATTATGTGAGCTTTAAAGGTAGTCGGGCTAGTGTCTGTAAAGAGTCTAATTCATCCGGGTCGCTGGACTTCTAAGTGTTTCTAAAGGCACCTGGACTAGAAGACATTTTGCTtctcatccaaaaggcttcttcaggtctcaggtatttatcctcttgcaggatcataGACCCACCTAGCTGTGATGTGAGTCGTTAAGGtcttctagaaccacaagcaagtccagttgcctttggaaaCACTTAGTAGTCAGGgtggtgtttctgttttcagctgtttccagtctcagctaagctaaccagctgcagaCTGTAACTTCAAATTTAGCGTACAGCCATTAAagtgatattgatcttctcatctaaaccTCAGCAATTAtgcaaataatatttttaattatgttttttaattgattgtttctgtttcagtggcTAGCTGAACAGCCAcatttggaggaggaggaattaTGGTAACAGACACTGAGGGTGTCAGTGCAATGTGCAGCAATCGCTCTGCGCAGAGAGGGACAGGTGTCTGTTTtggtaaaaacaacacagtgtttGCATAGCAGTCTGTGCCACCGAATGATTGGGCAACTCAACAAAGATGTCTTCAGCATGTGTTCGACTCGCTTGATTGATGCGACCTCTCTCTATGGATGTCAGCACATGTAAAAAATAGAATGACTGCGCAACATTTCTGTCCAAAGGGCCACACCAGAGCTGGTTTGAGAGGACAGCAAGGGAGAGACCAGGATGTCAAGAAAACTCTCAGAAATATCGAGCGGCGTGGTGATGgctttcattcatttagagGTGTAAATGCCGTACATGCATCAAAACCAGTACATTTGATATATAATCTTAGACAATTCATTTCACTCGAAGATGGATGTAAGCTTTGTAAAAGaaatagataataaataaataaatgaaagtagGTGAAAatagatgttttaatgtcttaGAAGATGGCCCTGACATCACGAGGACTCTGCGGTCTCAGGTACTCTGACTCACTTTCTTAGCCTGAATCAAAAGGCCCTGGAGGTTTCCTGCCATTTTCCTCTGGAGTGTTTTCCCTCAAAGAACAGGAAAGGCAGCTCTCTTttcccacacactcacagaggtTCGATTTCAATGCCGTTTCACAGTGCGAGCGCCACGGCACACAAtcaagcagctgcagagtcATTGTGAGAGTCTCAGAGGCTTTGTGCCGCAATATCATGCTGAACGAAtgatgcttgtttgtgttttattgaggCGACATCATGATTATAGCCTCTAACTGCTTGTGAAAGTCTTCCAGCACTGGTTATGCAGTCAGTTTATGTCGTTTATACAAGTCCCTTCATTTGAGGCTCTTCAGAGTGAGAAGCCACAAGCATCTTTAGTCTTCtgtcactctctttctctggaACATTTTGGTTTGATTTAACAGGTTTATGCAAAAgctcatttcatcatcataacCATGAAGGCGTTCTTGCTCTTTAGTGCTGACCAGAATAGATATGTTCCCAacacttttttcagtgttgcatttttttgtttccaaaGCGTCTAATGGCGAGTgatgcattgtgtttgtttgcgaAGTCTGATCCCTTTGAAAGGATCGTGTTCTCATGTTAATCAGCCAATTGCGACAGAGTTTCCTGTTTAGATAGATTCTAATCGGGCCTCCGCAAGAACACACGCTGCTGTGTGGATTGATGTGGAGCCAATTGAAACTAAAagaagaagcaaacacagatgCTTCAAAGGCCAAAGGGTGAGACCCCTGGTGATATTCTTATCAGCTCCCTGTAATGCATCAGATCTGATGTGGATATGTATTTGCGCGTGGAATCATCACAACTTGAAAGGCCTCTGAAGGAAACATCTTTAGTTCTTGTAACGTCAAGTATTTTTCATGCACCGACAGCTTTTCACTGAAACTGTATCACGTGTCTTGATGGCTGATTAATCAaatgacatgatgatgatgatgataatgatgacaCTTCATCAGGCCTGTTttggtgtggtttgatcagatcTGATTGACAGTGACCTGGCAACATATGCAAAACAAACCATTTGTCTTTCAGTATCCCATTGCACGTAATGAGAAGCTGattaagaaaatacatttttcaggaCCTTTACATATGTGTCAATCAATCcctttattcatttaaaggcATGTTCCTATGATCACAGTCACCAAGCAGATCAGCTgatacttgtgtgtgtgattcagagCTGGGCTGCTGTATATCCCACAAGGCGCTAAGGACAGACCCCCTGCGATGCTCTCTGGAGGGTAAAGTGGGATTAGTCCGCTGCTCCTGGACCCCTGCCAGGGTTTAATGGAGCAGGAGTAACTAAATTGACAGGGATGCTTGCCGGCCAACAAAAGCCCAAAAACACTTAGGCTTTACTTAAAAATTGGGACATGCTGACTTACCCTAAGCTGGTTCAGAGCCAAATGATACACTGGTGGTTATCATATTAATTCAGATTAACTGCAAATGCACTGatccaacaaaaaaaagacaaggcaTGTATATCCTGACTCACACGATTACAGTGTATGCACAGAAGCAGTTTATGCTTTCCTGAAATAACTGGCTACAAGTCAAGAATGTGAACAACAGGGGTCAGCAAGGAGGTAGAGCCGGGTGGGGGGGTGGTTCACAAGGTCTGAATTTCCATGAATCACTTGGTGCAGCCACCATAAGGTGCTAGAATTCGAGTTCACCTGGGAAGGGGGCTGTATCGTGGTGCTAATAAACTGGAGCGATACATGGTGTGACTCTCTAGGAGCAGAAACCTGCACACCCCAAATCATTTGTTCCATCCTCTTTGTGGACATTCAGGGAAACTGAGGCAATAAAAGAATTTGAAGAAGtcaaagtaaaagtgaaaatgaaagtgattcTTGCAAAACATGACATATTCAAAATGTGGGAGAGGACAGGAGCCTCAGAAGATGAAGCCTAGTGACTTTAGTATCCCCTGATTTTTCCTGTAGCACCACAATAAAGTTCACATGGATTGGATTTGAAAAAGTCTCAACAACTTTCAGCTGTTACTGGTTATTGGTAGTCTTCATTAaatttttcacacacattcttgGTCCCCTCAGGGTGAATTGTAGTAACTCACATAGCTCCAAAACATTCGTACATTAGCATTTACCACTACTACTTGGTTCACAGAGCCACTAACACTGtacaaagtgttttttgttctcagCATGCTGTGTAATTGTACTACAAGTGTGCCAAATGTTTAgatgtcattttcagtcagtaGTATGGAGAAGGCCAATATATAATTGCAGAACATGCAAAAACGTGTTCTGTGATGCATCAGTAAAGGGTTTAAAAACTGGAGCAGGGCAATAACTGCAAGTCATCAGTGAACACAAAACAACTTAATCCACTGTGATCTATGTTTCGTGTCAAATTCGGGCTGCACACAGTTTCACAGAGCTTATGCTGCATATACATATAGCTGTGACAATGTGTCCCAGTGGTGACCCTGGAGTCACACCTCGGACcgaaagaaggagaaggaagggGTTTCCATTATGTGAGGTCTCCCTGTGACCGGAGCACCCATCCTGCTGTAATCCTCACCACTTAAGAGCCTTGGTAATATCTACTTAAAGAGACATTATGCAGGAAATGTTATGCAAATGGCTTGTTTATCACTTGATTCGCGTGTCAGCCACTTCTTTTGTGGCCCGTCTACAGCGTGCCATGCTTATCTCTGGCTTAGGGAGGAGCATAATCTTTTAACACCTATCTGGCAGATATCTCTATTGTTGTCAGATTTGATGTACGGCAGGGAGTCGAATAAGTTACTATGTTTACTTTTTCTCAACCAGAGCAATACTTCAGGGAGACATGAAGGATATTTGAGTTCTTCTTATAGTATATATTTTCATAGATTCACAGGAGTGAGGGTGGAATGGATTTTGAAGTGTGATGTGTGTATACTGGGGCCCATCCCTAAGCTGCACACATTGAGACACTAAGCAGATTACCTCTATGAATCTATGTCAGGATACATTTCTGCATGTCCAGTCATGTAAAGAGAGCGAGAGCGTGAGaatgcacatacaaacatgttTACTGTTTCAGATATGCTTCCCGATCGATCATCTTTGGACACTGAGCCACTGCTCAAATCACCGGCGCACTGCTGACATCTGCTGCACAGGTTAAGAAACACGCAAACCTCACAAGTGCATTTGCATGCAGTCGCACCACAGTGCCCGTATTTGCATTTGTAGCACTGAAGAGCGGCTTGCTGGTTGATCTGTGATGGTAAAAGTGGCTGTAACAGGAAAAAGAATCTTTGGATGTGGAGATATTTAAagactgtttcctgtgtttgacaTTTACCTTGGATTAAGGAACAGCATTGTGACTCACAGCTGCCAGAGGTGTAGCATGGGAGCCGAGCTGGcaacatgatgtgtgtgtgtatgtgtgtcggGAGGGGGACCAGATGTTGTCCTCCTACCATGGGGAATAAATTCTATCACTCACACCACAGGTGGTGGgaaaaagggggagagaaagggagaagagaACGAGTAAGTGAGAAACAACggcaaacaggaagcagagaccTTACAACACAATGCTTGCAGAGTTTCCTGCAGGCTCAGACAGATAAGGAACAACACTTTGTTTAAAGCCGTATTTTCACCCCCAAACGTTTCCCGATCTCTGAAACCACATCTTGCGATGTTTGTATGATTTTTCTACGCTGCAGCTGTGATAATGTGGGGCGAAATGAAGATTTTGAGTTcttaaaattgaaaaaaagtgaaacccTGATATTTCAAGACAATATAACTGCAGTAGTGAGTTTGATAAAGGCAAAATACAGTAAGACATTGTCTAATTATTGTTATAACCATTGCTATTATTACCATTATGACAATGTAGGCCTACCTCCTAAGGTCAGAGGCCAGACACAAGAGTTAGTGTGAAGACTCGATCATAAGTATCAGCACCTGCACATTTCTTATCtttataaaatgtaataataaaatcCTAAATCCTGCAGCTGTGCACCCAGAGCTGTTCAATGCAAAAGACGCAGTACAAGGTTGAGGTGTTGCTTTggtgttttctgatgttttgcagAGAATAGGCGTCAACAAGTATCCGGGCTTTCGTCAGCCCATCATCAATACGTTGATAGTTTACTGATtccacctgcaaacacaaatcaaatgcATGATGGAAATTAGGAGCAACTGACATGGTAATgtcaaaaaatgcaaataaacactTTGAGCAGACATTCTCCATTAAGTTAATTAATATGACCAACACCAGAAATACAAGATCAGCATAATATTAGCAAGCCAGTAAAGCAGTCTGTACTGAGCTAAAGATTAGCAGGGTCAATGGCTGTATATGACATTCACAGCATCTATAGACGGCATTGAAGTGTGACTGTCTGAGAAAGAACAACTGATCGTCACTTACACTTCAGTCTAACAAGCCCTTTTCTGCACAGCATGCTGCCCTAGTCATTGCACAGTGCATATTCCAGACTATTATGATTTTGAAACATGGCACATGAAGTTTCTGCTATAAACTGCAGCTGGTGACAGTCTAACAATGCCTCCTCAGCTGTGCCCTTTGCTCCTCTTACGTGGGAGAATGAAGCTGCATTTAAGTGCTTTcgggaaaaaaatgaatttatagATTTGATAGTACGACAAGGTGGCTAACAAGTGTGGGATAATTGAACTTCCTGTAATACTGATGTTCAGAGAGCTGTGCTGACAATGACTGAAAACGGTTGCCGCTTGAAAACCACAAGGGCAGAGTCTACAGTATGTTATCATAAAAGTTAATATATGAGTCCGATTGAATGCCAGTCGGAGCACGTTCAGTAACCGCAGCTTGCAGGACGAAACGTTCAAGAAGAAATTGAGGAGCAGCATCTGGATGAAGCGCAGAGGAGGATGCTGGAGCAACACCTCCCTCTATAGACCGATAGTGGTATTACATCCCATTATTGAAGGAATTTACTGGACGGCAGACTGTAAGTCGCACAAGCCAGTATAGACGATTTCTAAACGTCTAAACGACAAAGGCATCATATTACTTAAATATATTACACGGGATTCGCTTTTAAAGACTATTTGTGCATTAAACTATTTCTATCTATAACACCAGGAGTTGTCTGCTGGAGTTTATGCACATGATAGACAGCACTTTATAGCTTGTGTAAAGTTTACAGTCGAATTTATCGATATGAAAACGTATCATTAgtaactgaatgtttttttttttttatcatcatcaatCAGCTGATGTCGTGGTCAGGCCCGTCTTGGTGGGAGTGACTATGTTAATCTGCATCAAACGGAAACAGAGCAAGTGTTGGGGCATCACTCCTCTGATTGGACGCCTTTGTTCTTTCAAATCGAGGTGTCCTCTCGCCTTTATTGGCACCAACGGGCCGCTGGGGGAGAAGACATCTTTTACAGTAATGCTGCACTCCTGCGTGGACTTTCAAGCTGCTGGGATAATGGAGTCATGATCTGAGGAAAAGATGGCCCAGGCCTGTCAGAGATTTGAGAAATCCACCAGGCTGAGGGAAGAGCTGAGCTGCATGCTGGTCGGTGATGGAGCCGTGGGGAAGACCAGCATGGTTATCAGCTACATCTTCAACGGATACAACAGCGAGTACAGACAAACAGCTTTTGAtgtgttcactggtgagtgaAGGTTCTTCTTTCAGTGATAATGACTGCTTGACTCAGTGACACTTATTTGCACTTAACTTCCAGGTGTGGTTCATGTGAATGGGGTTCCAACTCGTATCAAGCTGATAGATACTGCAGGACAGGTAGATATTCCGCACCACATTACGATTTCTTTGGTTAGCTGCTCCTTGCCTCCTCATCAATCTGTATGTTTGATCTGACAGGAGGAGTTTGGTCATCTTCGCTCTCTGTGCTATGCCCACGTGGACGTCTTCATCCTCTGCTTCAGCCTGGTCAACCCTGTCTCCTTTGACAACATCACCTCCAAATGGATCCCACAGATCCGCGCCGGCAACCCAACCTCTCCCATCATCCTGGTTGGGACCCAGTCGGACCTTCGCCACAGTGTGGACGTCCTCATTCGCCTGGACCAGCGGCACACCAAACCAGTGCACTTCAGCCGGGCCAGAAGGCTGGCACACAGGATCAGGGCTCATGACTATTTGGAGTGTTCAGCTCTGACGCAGCACAACCTCAAAGATGTGTTTGACTCTGCTGTATTTGCTGCCATCAAGAACAAGCACATGAGCCTAAAACACTCCAAAAGACTCAGCCTGCTTAAACGTTTGAAGGCTTTTTGTGATTGCGGATGGAGGAAAATCTCCAGGTTCATCTGATGTGGAATCAAAGAGCAGATCGAATGCACTCTGCCTGGTGGACACAGGATTTTTAAGCAGCATAATTTAAGATCACTGAAAACCTGCACTGAAATCCATCCTGTAAGAGATGTGACATTTATCCAAAATTAATTCATTAAGAAGGCTTAATATTCTGCTCTTTTtatctcccccctccttccatgttttatttgttgctgctgttcatatttgtgtgtgtgtgtgtgttttgtaataaATGTACTACAGTGTAACACGTATTTAATTGTCagttgctgttttgtgttttttttttttttaaagaggaatAAACCTGGAAAAATATACAGTCTGCAGAGTACAGTGGAAGGGACTGTCAGTGAagaaatggagggaaaacacaaagtGCCATTTGGGACAAATGGTCACCTGCTGACACTTTGAAGTGCTACTTTACAACACAAAAGCCATTTAAATCCATCCCCTGTTTGAAAGCCTGTGCTGAGGCTTGTTTCCAACAGTTACCTTTAACACCCACGTGGAATTCTCTTTGGCaaaatgatgtattttaattacagtaattaGGGTTTGCCCAAAATGTTCAtgatgcaaaataataataataataataataacactgtaAAAGATAATAATCAGTAAAATGTATTGCTTCTACCAACTCCGACCAAGATCCTATTGTTTAACATATCTTATTCATTTGTATGCTTGAGAAGAGCAGAAAATCGCCAAGCTTCTACAAATAACATAAATTATCTGCAAAGTAATGTAAAATATGTGGCTTCTTCCTGTCATCTTGTAATCATGGTGGTATTTTACAATGCAGAAGTCCTAGAGGTCAAGATGGTTTGAGTTCCTAAAGGTTAAATTCTCGGGGCtgggttttggttttggaagcTAGTCTGCCTTAGAGAACTacgtttcccatcatgcaaccGCTCATTACCCTCCTCTGACCCTGTGACTGAAAATaatctgatcagctgatctgacCTGGCAACAAAATAACGTAGCTAGAGAAAGCTGCTAGGGAGGGGGctgaagaacaaaacaatgacacTGCTCGGAAGGATTCAAATACAGTAACactttttaaagactttttacACGGAATCGCGCGGATTTCCCTCCCGTTTGAAAGTGAAAGAGTCCGCGGATATCCGAGCCTTTGACATCGactggctgttgtttttgttgtgatgtTGTTACAGCTCAGTTGACAGACTGGAGGCTAGCTGCTTGTTAGGACGGCTATGTACTGTTAGGGCTCGCTGGCTCGCCAATTACAGCTTTTTCTTTGGAAAAAGTTGAAACCGTCCGTCGAAACCAAGTAGCTGTGAACTACGTATTGCTGCTTTCTTGCCACATTATCCACCGAGTTTGCCTGCGAGCTATTGAGGGTCAGTTTGCTAGCTAGCCTGTTGTTAGCATCAACATTTGCACATTCATCTTTTCAGGGAGAGTTCATTGTCTCGGTTGGTACAAGACCACATATGTCCTTGCATTACTTTAGTTTTATTCGCTAACCTTACCTGTGTGTTATATAAAGCTGCAGCTAGGTGCTAACTTACATTCATGAACAAGCTAACTGTTGGTGGTAAAAAGATATCAGGTGTTATTCAAGGAGACGGCTGTTTCTGCTTCATTGCATCACTCTTAGTTGCACTAAATGATATTAACAAACCCGTTTTAAGTGTTTGAAATTCGTGCCGGGAAAATTAATTTGATAGACTGATTTAGTGTTGAGACCAAGTTGCTACAGTCAGTGGATCACTAGCCTTGATAccatgcagctgttttaagtTGATTTAGTCATTACATTTGTTGTCAGTATTCCTGCTTGTTGTACGTTGTTCATTAACTGCCGTCAGAAACTGCTGGTGCTGTTGTCAAAGGTGTTCCAATAAGCACTGCTTTGTGTTTACCTTGTAAGAAACAATGAGTGGACATGGCTCGTCTTCAGAAAAAGGAGTCAATACTAGTCTAATATGTCAGGAGAGTTATGCCTGTGGTGGCTCTGAGGAGGCTGCGTTTGAGTGTGATGAATGCAAGAGCTTGCAGTGTATTCGCTGCGAGCTCGAGCTCCACAACCAGGAACGTCTGAAGAACCATGAGCGGGTTCAGATAGGTCCCGGGCATGTCCCTTACTGTGACAACTGTAAAGGAGGTAATGGAGACGGCGGCAAACGCCATAGATCCGTGGTCCGCTGCCAGAACTGCAAAGTTAACTTGTGCCAAGACTGTCAGAAACGCACCCACAGCGGAGGCAACAAGAAGAAACACCAGCTCACGTCTTACCCTCCCCCACCCAAACCTGCAGTGGTTAACTCTGTTCAGACATCTGTCCCACCCGCTGTGCAAATAGCAGATGAGACTAAATCTAAGAGGGCAAAACTTCTGGAGAAGGTTTCCAGTTTTCTGTTGGTCGATGAGAATGAGGAAATGCAGGTGAGTTGTGCAAAAGTGATACTTGTCATTGAATAggaata
Coding sequences:
- the LOC121618850 gene encoding rho-related GTP-binding protein RhoV-like; this encodes MAQACQRFEKSTRLREELSCMLVGDGAVGKTSMVISYIFNGYNSEYRQTAFDVFTGVVHVNGVPTRIKLIDTAGQEEFGHLRSLCYAHVDVFILCFSLVNPVSFDNITSKWIPQIRAGNPTSPIILVGTQSDLRHSVDVLIRLDQRHTKPVHFSRARRLAHRIRAHDYLECSALTQHNLKDVFDSAVFAAIKNKHMSLKHSKRLSLLKRLKAFCDCGWRKISRFI